In the Kribbella sp. NBC_00482 genome, one interval contains:
- a CDS encoding inositol monophosphatase family protein, with product MTSPEELLKLAVDVAEEAAQLIVERRRGTITVAETKSTITDVVTAVDRESEELIRARVLRARPDDSFLGEEGDDVVGTSGVRWVVDPIDGTVNYLYDIPTYAVSIAVEYGGETVAGVVVDAPKGEVFTATLGGGAFADGKPIQVSGATELSQALVGTGFGYDPARRQVQAEVIQHLIAKVRDIRRIGVGAIDLCYVACGRLDAVYERGLNPWDYGAGALIAAEAGARVGGLNGAPVSPEMSIAATPALFEPFHALLAAADPLRG from the coding sequence ATGACCTCCCCCGAAGAGTTGCTCAAGCTTGCGGTCGACGTCGCGGAGGAGGCGGCGCAGCTGATCGTCGAACGCCGCCGCGGCACCATCACGGTCGCCGAGACCAAGAGCACCATCACCGACGTGGTCACGGCTGTCGACCGCGAGTCCGAGGAGCTGATCCGGGCCCGGGTCCTGCGTGCCCGGCCGGACGACTCGTTCCTCGGCGAGGAGGGCGACGACGTGGTCGGCACCAGCGGCGTGCGCTGGGTCGTCGACCCGATCGACGGCACGGTCAACTACCTCTACGACATCCCGACGTACGCCGTCTCGATCGCGGTGGAGTACGGCGGGGAGACGGTCGCCGGTGTGGTGGTGGACGCGCCCAAGGGCGAGGTGTTCACCGCGACGCTGGGCGGCGGGGCGTTCGCGGACGGCAAGCCGATCCAGGTGTCGGGCGCGACCGAGCTGAGCCAGGCGCTGGTCGGGACCGGGTTCGGGTACGACCCGGCGCGCCGCCAGGTGCAGGCCGAGGTGATCCAACACCTGATCGCCAAGGTCCGCGACATCCGCCGGATCGGGGTCGGCGCGATCGACCTGTGCTACGTGGCCTGCGGCAGGCTGGACGCGGTCTACGAACGCGGGCTGAACCCGTGGGACTACGGCGCGGGTGCGCTGATCGCTGCCGAGGCCGGAGCCCGGGTCGGCGGGCTGAACGGCGCTCCGGTGTCGCCGGAGATGTCGATCGCGGCCACTCCGGCGCTGTTCGAGCCGTTCCACGCGCTCCTGGCCGCGGCGGACCCGTTGCGCGGCTAG
- a CDS encoding APC family permease has protein sequence MTPALGDIGKRLLLGRKLRSTQLGETLLPKRIALPVFASDALSSVAYAPDEIFLTLSIAGLAAYSFSWKIGLLVAFVMLVVVASYRQNVHAYPSGGGDYEVATVNIGPNAGLTVASALMVDYVLTVAVSISSGVQNAKSALPFLQGHEVPLAVGLVLLLTAMNLRGVRESGGIFAVPTYIFMASIIGMAIWGLIRLSTGNLPMAESADFEVRSEPGHEVFSGLAAVFLLARAFSSGCAALTGVEAISNGVPAFRKPKSKNAATTLLLLGTIAVTMLMGILFLADKIRLRFAEDPATQLLRNGVPVGDSYTQKTVIGQIGDSVFSNFPPGFYLVIGATMLILVLAANTAFNGFPVLGSILARDGYLPRQLHTRGDRLAYSNGIILLALAAIGLIIAFDAQVTKLIQLYIVGVFVSFTLSQFGMIRHWTRHLKTETDPVKRRRMMRSRIINTIGLTMTGVVLVIVLITKFTHGAYIAIIAMAVLFVLMKGIHRHYETVRRQMAAEGDEPLMLPSRVHAIVLVSKLHKPTLRALAFAKAARPYQLEAVTVDVDRDESDLLQAEWETRGIPMPLKRLASPYREITRPILQYVRDIRRQSPRDVVMVYIPEYVVGHWWEHILHNQSALRLKGRLLFTPGVMVTSVPYQLLSSQGAEERQDRVERVAGQVRRGARKASGDR, from the coding sequence GTGACTCCCGCTCTAGGCGATATCGGCAAACGGCTGCTGCTCGGACGCAAACTGCGCAGCACTCAGCTGGGTGAGACCCTGCTGCCGAAGCGCATCGCCCTCCCGGTGTTCGCGAGCGACGCCCTGTCGTCGGTCGCTTACGCGCCCGACGAGATCTTCCTGACGCTGTCGATCGCCGGGCTGGCGGCGTACAGCTTCTCGTGGAAGATCGGCCTGCTGGTGGCGTTCGTGATGCTCGTCGTCGTGGCGTCGTACCGACAGAACGTGCATGCCTACCCGTCGGGCGGCGGTGACTACGAGGTCGCGACGGTGAACATCGGCCCGAACGCCGGCCTGACCGTGGCCAGCGCGCTGATGGTGGACTACGTCTTGACCGTGGCGGTGTCGATCTCGTCGGGTGTCCAGAACGCCAAGTCGGCGTTGCCGTTCCTCCAGGGCCACGAGGTGCCGCTGGCGGTCGGCCTGGTCCTGCTGCTGACCGCGATGAACCTGCGCGGTGTCCGCGAATCGGGCGGGATCTTCGCGGTCCCGACGTACATCTTCATGGCGTCGATCATCGGGATGGCGATCTGGGGCCTGATCCGGCTGAGCACCGGGAACCTGCCGATGGCCGAGAGCGCCGACTTCGAGGTCCGGTCCGAACCGGGGCACGAGGTGTTCAGCGGGCTGGCTGCGGTCTTCCTGCTGGCCCGGGCGTTCTCCTCCGGGTGTGCGGCGCTGACCGGCGTCGAGGCGATCAGCAACGGCGTGCCGGCGTTCCGCAAGCCGAAGAGCAAGAACGCCGCGACCACGTTGCTGCTGCTCGGCACGATCGCGGTCACGATGCTGATGGGCATCCTGTTCCTGGCCGACAAGATCCGGCTCCGGTTCGCCGAGGATCCGGCCACGCAGCTGCTCCGTAACGGAGTGCCGGTCGGCGACAGCTACACCCAGAAGACCGTGATCGGTCAGATCGGTGACTCGGTCTTCTCGAACTTCCCGCCCGGCTTCTACCTGGTGATCGGCGCGACCATGCTGATCCTGGTGCTGGCGGCGAACACCGCGTTCAACGGCTTCCCGGTGCTCGGCTCGATCCTGGCCCGCGACGGCTACCTGCCGCGCCAGTTGCACACCCGCGGCGACCGGCTCGCCTACAGCAACGGCATCATCCTGCTGGCGCTGGCCGCGATCGGGCTGATCATCGCGTTCGACGCCCAGGTCACCAAGCTGATCCAGCTCTACATCGTCGGCGTGTTCGTCAGCTTCACGCTCAGCCAGTTCGGCATGATCCGGCACTGGACCCGGCACCTGAAGACCGAGACCGACCCGGTCAAGCGGCGGCGCATGATGCGCTCCCGGATCATCAACACGATCGGCCTGACGATGACCGGGGTCGTGCTGGTGATCGTGCTGATCACGAAGTTCACCCACGGCGCGTACATCGCGATCATCGCGATGGCGGTGCTCTTCGTGCTGATGAAGGGGATCCACCGGCACTACGAGACGGTCCGCAGGCAGATGGCCGCCGAAGGCGACGAGCCGCTGATGCTGCCGTCGCGGGTGCACGCGATCGTGCTGGTCTCCAAGCTGCACAAGCCGACCTTGCGGGCGCTGGCGTTCGCGAAGGCGGCCCGGCCTTACCAGCTCGAAGCTGTCACGGTCGACGTCGACCGGGACGAGTCGGACCTGCTGCAGGCCGAGTGGGAGACGCGCGGCATCCCGATGCCGTTGAAGCGGCTCGCGTCGCCGTACCGGGAAATCACCCGGCCGATCCTGCAGTACGTGCGCGACATCCGGCGGCAGTCGCCGCGGGACGTGGTGATGGTTTATATCCCCGAGTACGTCGTAGGCCACTGGTGGGAGCACATCCTGCACAACCAGAGTGCACTGCGGCTCAAGGGGCGCCTCTTGTTTACACCTGGTGTGATGGTTACGTCCGTTCCTTATCAGCTGCTCTCCTCGCAGGGGGCCGAGGAACGGCAGGACCGGGTGGAACGGGTAGCCGGCCAGGTACGGCGCGGTGCCCGCAAGGCGTCAGGAGATCGGTGA
- a CDS encoding OB-fold nucleic acid binding domain-containing protein, with product MGSNKPAGLWKRAFRGLAGDRDEEDAEVLKDFAQDCGARSITGCHDRELVTLYGTLRTITFSPRGGVPALEGELYDGTGTVKLVWLGRRKIGGIHAGSEMIASGRIGVVDGDRVMFNPRYELRPQAAHG from the coding sequence ATGGGCAGCAACAAACCCGCGGGGCTGTGGAAGCGTGCCTTCCGCGGCCTGGCCGGAGACCGCGACGAGGAAGACGCAGAGGTCCTCAAGGACTTCGCGCAGGACTGTGGCGCGCGGTCCATCACCGGCTGCCACGACCGGGAGCTCGTGACGCTCTACGGCACGCTGCGCACCATCACGTTCAGCCCGCGCGGCGGCGTACCGGCACTGGAGGGTGAGTTGTACGACGGCACCGGCACGGTCAAGCTGGTCTGGCTCGGCCGCCGCAAGATCGGCGGCATCCACGCCGGTTCGGAGATGATCGCCTCCGGGCGGATCGGCGTCGTCGACGGCGACCGGGTGATGTTCAACCCGCGCTACGAACTGCGGCCCCAGGCAGCCCATGGCTGA
- a CDS encoding ferrochelatase → MSPAAPPYDAVLLLSFGGPEKPDDVLPFLQNVTRGRGIPDERLKEVGEHYYSFGGRSPINDQNRALLKALRASFDEIGLDLPIYWGNRNWAPYLTDTMREMAADGVRRAVVIVTSAYPSYSGCRQYRENLEDAAREVPDAPRIDKLRHYANHPGFVGSFVESTADALSKLPDGAAIAYVTHSIPTAMNATSGPDGNGYVDWHLDVAAEITAELERRTGQVRRTDLVYCSRSGPPQVPWLEPDVNDHLEMLAADGAPGVAVVPIGFVSDHMEVIYDLDTEAAATAEKLRLPMARAATPGTDEKFVTMLRDLVVERAAAERGEQPARPCVGKLGPAWDDCRHDCCPPLRRPTQAKEAV, encoded by the coding sequence ATGTCGCCTGCTGCACCCCCGTACGACGCCGTCCTGCTGCTCTCCTTCGGTGGCCCCGAGAAGCCCGACGACGTCCTGCCCTTCCTGCAGAACGTGACCCGCGGCCGCGGGATCCCGGACGAGCGGTTGAAGGAGGTCGGCGAGCACTACTACTCGTTCGGCGGCAGAAGCCCGATCAACGACCAGAACCGGGCGCTGCTGAAGGCCCTGCGCGCGTCGTTCGACGAGATCGGGCTGGACCTGCCGATCTACTGGGGCAACCGCAACTGGGCGCCGTACCTGACCGACACGATGCGCGAGATGGCGGCCGACGGCGTACGCCGGGCCGTGGTGATCGTCACGTCCGCGTACCCGTCGTACTCGGGCTGCCGGCAGTACCGGGAGAACCTCGAGGACGCCGCCCGCGAGGTCCCGGACGCGCCGCGGATCGACAAGCTCCGGCACTACGCGAACCATCCCGGCTTCGTCGGGTCGTTCGTGGAGTCGACCGCCGACGCGCTGAGCAAGCTCCCGGACGGCGCCGCGATCGCCTACGTGACGCACTCGATCCCGACCGCGATGAACGCGACCAGCGGCCCGGACGGCAATGGGTACGTCGACTGGCACCTGGACGTCGCCGCGGAGATCACGGCCGAGCTGGAACGGCGCACCGGGCAGGTACGGCGTACCGACCTCGTCTACTGCTCGCGGTCCGGGCCGCCGCAGGTGCCGTGGCTCGAGCCGGACGTGAACGACCACCTGGAGATGCTGGCCGCCGACGGGGCGCCTGGTGTGGCCGTCGTACCGATCGGGTTCGTGAGCGACCACATGGAGGTCATCTACGACCTCGACACCGAGGCCGCTGCGACGGCCGAGAAGCTCCGGCTGCCGATGGCGCGCGCCGCGACGCCGGGCACGGACGAGAAGTTCGTCACCATGCTCCGCGACCTGGTGGTCGAGCGGGCCGCGGCCGAGCGCGGGGAGCAGCCCGCCCGGCCGTGCGTCGGCAAACTCGGCCCGGCCTGGGACGACTGCCGTCACGACTGCTGTCCACCGCTGCGCCGACCTACCCAAGCTAAGGAAGCCGTATGA
- a CDS encoding DUF3159 domain-containing protein translates to MADPTSRPDQVDDERPVDEPSRPAKSTDKDFFHALGGWGALLDIGLPWIAFLVAYAVTDHKLQLSLIIAVGIAAVLAAVRLIRRQPLRNVIGGFIGVLISAWVANRTGNAKDFYVPGLLTNLGYGLLYLITVLIRWPLFGVLYGVITQTGTAWRRDPVLLKGFSRATLVFVGLFAIRLIVQVPLYFTGSLNALGIAKIGLGLPFYALAIWLAYAVLRGSMPTEKWDEARDSITHLLRGNKK, encoded by the coding sequence ATGGCTGACCCGACGTCCCGCCCGGACCAGGTCGACGACGAGCGGCCGGTCGACGAGCCCTCGAGGCCGGCCAAGTCGACGGACAAGGACTTCTTCCACGCGCTCGGCGGGTGGGGTGCCCTCCTCGACATCGGGCTGCCGTGGATCGCGTTCCTGGTCGCGTACGCCGTCACCGACCACAAGCTGCAGCTGTCCCTGATCATCGCGGTCGGAATCGCTGCGGTGCTCGCCGCCGTACGTCTCATTCGCCGGCAGCCGTTGCGAAACGTCATCGGCGGCTTCATCGGCGTACTGATCTCAGCCTGGGTCGCGAACCGCACCGGCAACGCCAAGGACTTCTATGTCCCCGGCCTGCTCACCAACCTCGGCTACGGCCTGCTGTACCTGATCACCGTCCTGATCCGCTGGCCACTGTTCGGCGTCCTGTACGGCGTGATCACCCAGACCGGCACCGCCTGGCGCCGCGATCCCGTGCTGCTGAAGGGCTTCTCCCGCGCGACGCTGGTGTTCGTAGGCCTGTTCGCGATCCGTCTGATCGTCCAGGTCCCGCTGTACTTCACCGGCAGCCTGAACGCCCTCGGCATCGCCAAGATCGGCCTAGGTCTGCCGTTCTACGCGCTGGCGATCTGGCTCGCGTACGCCGTACTCCGCGGCTCGATGCCAACAGAAAAATGGGACGAAGCCCGAGACAGCATCACCCACCTCCTCCGCGGCAACAAGAAGTAA
- a CDS encoding potassium channel family protein: protein MRVAIAGAGNVGRSIAGELLENGHEVLLIDKDPRAIKAESVPRAEWLLADACELSSLEEAALQRCQVAIASTGDDKVNLVVSLLAKTEFGVPRTVARVNHPRNEWMFNEAWGVDVSVSTPRIMSALVEEAVSVGDLVRLFTFRQGDANLVELTLPEDSPMIGLRVGDIDWPLDTALVVILREGRVLRPDPEGTLELNDELLFVAADETEEQLEDMLSPHHRKSEGTTS from the coding sequence ATGCGGGTAGCCATCGCGGGAGCCGGCAACGTGGGTCGTTCGATCGCCGGTGAACTGCTGGAGAACGGCCACGAGGTCCTGCTGATCGACAAGGACCCCCGGGCGATCAAGGCCGAGTCGGTGCCGCGCGCCGAGTGGCTGCTGGCCGACGCGTGCGAGCTGTCCTCGCTCGAGGAGGCCGCGCTGCAGCGTTGCCAGGTCGCAATCGCCAGTACCGGTGACGACAAGGTCAACCTGGTCGTCTCACTGCTCGCCAAGACCGAGTTCGGCGTACCCCGGACCGTTGCCCGGGTCAACCACCCGCGCAACGAGTGGATGTTCAACGAGGCCTGGGGTGTGGACGTCTCGGTGTCCACGCCGCGGATCATGTCCGCGCTGGTCGAGGAGGCGGTGTCGGTCGGCGACCTCGTCCGGCTCTTCACCTTCCGCCAGGGCGACGCGAACCTGGTCGAGCTGACGCTGCCCGAGGACTCCCCGATGATCGGTCTCCGGGTCGGCGACATCGACTGGCCGCTGGACACCGCCTTGGTCGTCATCCTCCGCGAAGGCCGCGTCCTGCGCCCGGACCCGGAAGGCACGCTCGAACTCAACGACGAGCTCCTCTTCGTCGCCGCCGACGAAACCGAAGAACAACTGGAAGACATGCTGTCCCCCCACCACCGCAAGTCGGAGGGCACCACCTCCTAG
- the dut gene encoding dUTP diphosphatase: MTEVLIQRLDPDLPLPSYAHPGDAGADLVAAADLTLKPGERGLVGTGIAIALQNGYAAFVHPRSGLAAKHGVSIVNAPGTVDAGYRGEIKVCLINLDPHAEVTVRRGDRIAQLVIQQVDKAKFVEVTSLPGSARGDQGHGSTGGFGDVTR, translated from the coding sequence GTGACCGAGGTACTTATCCAGCGACTAGACCCCGACCTCCCGCTCCCGTCGTACGCGCATCCCGGCGATGCCGGCGCGGACCTCGTGGCGGCCGCCGACCTGACCCTGAAACCGGGCGAGCGCGGCCTGGTCGGAACCGGGATCGCGATCGCTCTGCAGAACGGGTACGCCGCGTTCGTGCACCCGCGCTCCGGGCTGGCCGCGAAGCACGGCGTCTCGATCGTGAACGCCCCAGGGACCGTCGACGCCGGGTACCGCGGCGAGATCAAGGTCTGCCTGATCAACCTCGACCCGCACGCCGAGGTAACCGTGCGGCGCGGGGATCGGATCGCGCAGCTGGTCATCCAGCAGGTCGACAAGGCCAAGTTCGTCGAGGTGACCTCACTGCCCGGCTCCGCACGCGGCGACCAGGGACACGGGTCGACCGGCGGTTTCGGCGATGTGACACGCTGA
- a CDS encoding DUF3093 domain-containing protein produces MGTYRESLRVPVSWWIIAAAAVVTLFGIVAVPVGTMAGAVVGGIAAVLLLALFLRYGGARVEVDDTRLRAARAEIDRTYLGTVEALTGDDARHAFGRDCDPKAFLVLRSYISGAVRVQITDPADPAPYWVIATRHPDRLAAALSGHSVGRS; encoded by the coding sequence GTGGGAACGTATCGCGAGAGTCTGCGGGTGCCGGTGTCGTGGTGGATCATCGCCGCCGCCGCTGTCGTCACGCTGTTCGGCATCGTCGCCGTACCGGTCGGGACGATGGCCGGCGCCGTGGTCGGCGGGATCGCAGCGGTCCTGCTCCTGGCCCTGTTCCTCCGGTACGGCGGCGCTCGCGTGGAGGTCGACGACACCCGGCTGCGCGCCGCGCGGGCCGAGATCGACCGGACGTATCTGGGCACGGTCGAGGCGCTCACCGGCGACGACGCGCGGCACGCATTCGGACGTGACTGCGACCCGAAGGCGTTCCTGGTACTGCGGAGCTACATCAGCGGAGCCGTGCGGGTGCAGATCACCGATCCGGCCGACCCAGCGCCGTACTGGGTGATCGCCACGCGCCACCCCGACCGGTTGGCTGCCGCTCTGAGCGGGCACAGCGTGGGAAGATCCTGA
- a CDS encoding potassium channel family protein encodes MHVVIMGCGRVGSMLARGLEKRGHTVAIIDQSADAFRRLSPAFTGRTILGMGFDREVLTEAGIEDAEAFAAVSNGDNSNILAARVARETFGINNVVARIYDPGRAEVYQRLGIPTVGTVRWTVDQMMRRLLPEGSEPEWRDPSATVRLAEVHVHADWIGRPAFDIEKATGARVAFLTRLGEGVLPRADTVVQEGDLVHVVMLEREAAAVEAQLGAKPEEA; translated from the coding sequence GTGCACGTCGTCATCATGGGCTGCGGCCGCGTCGGGTCGATGCTCGCCCGCGGTTTGGAGAAACGCGGCCACACGGTCGCGATCATCGACCAGTCGGCCGACGCGTTCCGCCGGCTGAGCCCCGCGTTCACCGGGCGGACCATCCTCGGGATGGGCTTCGACCGCGAGGTGCTGACCGAGGCCGGGATCGAGGACGCCGAGGCGTTCGCGGCGGTGTCGAACGGCGACAACTCGAACATCCTGGCCGCCCGGGTGGCCCGCGAGACGTTCGGGATCAACAACGTGGTGGCCCGGATCTACGACCCGGGCCGCGCCGAGGTGTACCAGCGGCTCGGTATCCCCACGGTCGGCACGGTCCGCTGGACCGTCGACCAGATGATGCGCCGGCTGCTCCCCGAGGGCTCCGAGCCGGAATGGCGCGACCCGTCCGCCACCGTCCGGCTGGCCGAGGTGCATGTGCACGCCGATTGGATCGGCCGGCCCGCGTTCGACATCGAGAAGGCGACCGGTGCCCGGGTGGCGTTCCTGACCCGGCTCGGCGAGGGCGTCCTGCCCCGGGCCGACACGGTCGTCCAAGAAGGCGACCTGGTCCACGTCGTGATGCTGGAGCGGGAAGCCGCCGCGGTCGAGGCCCAGCTCGGCGCCAAACCTGAAGAGGCCTGA
- a CDS encoding VOC family protein has product MAQIQQFQVNLFCDDVDGCLEFYNRLGLTEAFRAPASGPVAHVEVEAAGIRIGLTSARVANELVDLGVEPADRPATEIVFWCDDVDTMYTQALAAGATAVVAPTDSPDGRLHYAWVRDPDAHQLKFVQPHP; this is encoded by the coding sequence ATGGCGCAGATCCAGCAGTTCCAGGTCAACCTGTTCTGCGACGACGTGGACGGGTGCCTCGAGTTCTACAACCGCCTCGGACTGACGGAGGCGTTTCGGGCACCCGCCTCTGGCCCCGTCGCGCATGTGGAGGTCGAGGCGGCGGGCATCCGCATCGGGCTGACCTCCGCGCGCGTCGCCAACGAACTCGTCGACCTCGGCGTCGAGCCGGCCGACCGGCCCGCAACGGAGATCGTGTTCTGGTGCGACGACGTCGACACCATGTACACCCAAGCCCTCGCCGCCGGCGCCACCGCCGTAGTCGCTCCGACCGACTCCCCGGACGGCCGCCTGCACTACGCCTGGGTACGCGACCCCGACGCCCACCAACTCAAATTCGTCCAGCCCCACCCGTAA
- a CDS encoding MFS transporter encodes MRRRGAASFFAAGILGRMPISMIGLGIVILIAQESGSYGLAGAVSGVAVIAGALTGPIQGRLVDRFGQRGLILIGSVACTVGLAALLLAVRADAPTWVLYVLSFIAGGTRPQVGSFVRARWTHLLGRGRALQTAFALEAVGDEVVFIVGPVLVTTLATQSSPYAALTAAGVLGLAGGIWLALLRASDPPGRGKSDGTEQAPLPWLSILLLSLIGLGLGATLGGAEVITVAFTTQKGQAGLAGVVLAVWAFGSLLAGLWYGSVHWRAPVERRLLLGTIALAITLAPLPWVNSIPLLGAVLFCCGMTIAPTMVAVTACVEEWVPPERLTEAITWTVTGILLGVAPGNAAAGHAVDVWGPSDAYWVPFGVGIACAIVAAASITFARPKERFAHN; translated from the coding sequence ATGCGCCGCCGCGGAGCGGCCTCGTTCTTCGCTGCCGGGATTCTCGGGCGGATGCCGATCTCGATGATCGGCCTCGGCATCGTCATCCTGATCGCCCAGGAGAGCGGTTCGTACGGTCTCGCCGGTGCGGTCTCCGGCGTGGCCGTGATCGCCGGCGCGCTGACCGGTCCGATCCAGGGCCGGCTGGTCGACCGGTTCGGCCAGCGCGGGCTGATCCTGATCGGCTCAGTGGCCTGCACCGTCGGTCTGGCCGCACTGCTCCTCGCTGTGCGTGCTGACGCGCCCACGTGGGTCCTGTACGTGCTGTCATTCATTGCCGGTGGCACCCGTCCACAGGTCGGTTCGTTCGTCCGGGCCCGCTGGACGCACCTGCTGGGCCGTGGACGAGCACTGCAGACGGCGTTCGCGCTGGAGGCAGTCGGCGACGAGGTGGTCTTCATCGTCGGCCCGGTGCTCGTTACCACGCTGGCGACGCAGTCAAGTCCGTACGCCGCTCTGACCGCAGCCGGCGTACTAGGACTCGCCGGTGGCATCTGGCTGGCGCTGCTGCGCGCCTCCGACCCGCCAGGACGTGGCAAGTCGGACGGGACCGAGCAGGCGCCCCTCCCCTGGCTTTCGATCCTGCTGCTCAGCCTGATCGGTCTCGGCCTCGGTGCGACGCTCGGTGGCGCCGAGGTGATCACCGTGGCGTTCACCACCCAGAAGGGGCAGGCCGGGCTGGCTGGCGTCGTACTGGCGGTCTGGGCGTTCGGCAGCCTGCTGGCCGGGCTCTGGTACGGCTCAGTGCACTGGCGCGCTCCGGTCGAGCGACGGCTGCTGCTCGGCACGATCGCGCTCGCGATCACGCTGGCTCCGCTCCCCTGGGTCAACAGCATCCCGCTGCTCGGCGCCGTGCTGTTCTGCTGCGGTATGACGATCGCCCCGACGATGGTCGCGGTCACCGCCTGTGTCGAGGAGTGGGTGCCGCCGGAGCGGCTGACCGAGGCGATCACCTGGACCGTCACGGGCATCCTGCTCGGCGTCGCACCGGGCAACGCGGCCGCCGGCCACGCGGTCGACGTCTGGGGCCCGTCGGACGCGTACTGGGTCCCCTTCGGCGTCGGCATCGCCTGCGCGATCGTCGCCGCGGCCTCCATCACCTTCGCCCGCCCTAAGGAACGGTTCGCTCACAACTAG
- a CDS encoding DUF4193 domain-containing protein translates to MATDYDAPRKTDEESSEESIEELKTRRHDKNSGKVDEDEAEAAESFELPGADLSHEELAVRVLPRQADEFTCSSCFLVHHRSQLAETKKGQLICRDCAA, encoded by the coding sequence ATGGCGACTGATTACGACGCCCCGCGCAAGACGGACGAAGAATCCTCCGAAGAGTCGATCGAGGAGCTCAAGACTCGCCGTCACGACAAGAACTCCGGCAAGGTCGACGAGGACGAGGCCGAGGCGGCAGAGAGCTTCGAGCTGCCCGGCGCGGACCTGAGTCACGAAGAGTTGGCGGTCCGGGTCCTCCCGCGCCAGGCCGACGAGTTCACCTGTTCGAGCTGCTTCCTGGTTCACCACCGCAGCCAGCTCGCCGAAACGAAGAAGGGGCAGCTGATCTGCCGCGACTGCGCAGCCTGA
- a CDS encoding DUF3710 domain-containing protein has protein sequence MIFRRKGKNDEPETGENLDETGTDVRAEGPFDSTEVDADDLEAEDRIDLGALVVTGMPGMELGLQVDEQSGVVQAVLLMLDDSALELRAFAAPKTSGIWDEVRQEIAGEAARMGGTATESDGPFGTELVLVVPVEDPEGQVFSQTSRVIGVDGPRWLLRGTVLGRAAVEADAAEPMEATLRNTVVVRGNEPMAVRESLPLQMPPGAQPNEPEEA, from the coding sequence GTGATCTTCCGCCGCAAGGGCAAGAACGACGAGCCCGAGACGGGCGAGAACCTCGACGAGACCGGCACGGACGTCCGCGCCGAGGGCCCGTTCGACTCGACCGAGGTCGACGCCGACGACCTGGAGGCGGAGGACCGCATCGACCTGGGTGCGCTGGTCGTGACCGGCATGCCCGGGATGGAGCTGGGCCTGCAGGTCGACGAGCAGAGCGGCGTGGTGCAGGCGGTGCTGCTGATGCTCGACGACTCGGCCCTGGAGCTGCGCGCGTTCGCGGCCCCGAAGACCAGCGGCATCTGGGACGAGGTCCGCCAGGAGATCGCCGGCGAGGCCGCCCGGATGGGTGGTACGGCGACCGAGTCCGACGGACCGTTTGGCACCGAGCTGGTGCTGGTCGTCCCGGTCGAGGACCCGGAAGGACAGGTCTTCAGCCAGACCTCGCGCGTCATCGGTGTGGACGGCCCGCGCTGGCTGCTCCGCGGTACGGTCCTCGGTCGCGCCGCCGTCGAGGCGGACGCCGCCGAGCCGATGGAAGCGACCTTGCGCAACACCGTCGTGGTCCGCGGTAACGAGCCGATGGCGGTGCGTGAGTCGCTGCCGTTACAGATGCCGCCGGGTGCCCAGCCGAATGAGCCCGAAGAGGCCTGA
- a CDS encoding DUF4235 domain-containing protein, with the protein MVGAKIGWKLVQAAFTIVVGLAASKAVSTAWKLGSGGKPPKNGQGGYAEVAVWAAVSAGAAAAARLFAERRAAAYWLKSTGYAPPGYEADAADGSLLKSISKKDD; encoded by the coding sequence GTGGTCGGAGCGAAGATCGGCTGGAAGCTGGTGCAGGCCGCCTTCACGATCGTGGTGGGCCTGGCCGCGAGCAAGGCGGTCAGCACGGCCTGGAAGCTGGGATCGGGCGGGAAGCCGCCGAAGAACGGCCAGGGCGGGTACGCCGAGGTCGCCGTGTGGGCCGCTGTCAGCGCCGGCGCCGCAGCCGCCGCGAGGCTCTTCGCGGAGCGCCGCGCGGCCGCGTACTGGCTCAAGTCCACCGGCTACGCGCCGCCCGGCTACGAGGCGGACGCCGCCGACGGCAGCCTGCTGAAGAGCATCAGCAAGAAAGACGACTGA